One part of the Caproiciproducens sp. CPB-2 genome encodes these proteins:
- a CDS encoding RelA/SpoT family protein, producing MAWPLMTYDRLVALIKESEHEYDMDVIDRAYQLAVKSHEEQKRLSGAPYISHPVAVACILVELGMDTESVAAGLLHDVVEDTPVNLEQLKKSFGAEIANLTDGVTKLGRIPYSSREEQQAENLRKMLIAMAEDIRVIIIKLADRLHNMRTIEFMPPQKQRDKALENMEVYAPIAHRLGIRAVKEELEDLSLRCLDPVAYEEIESSLELRSSERKAFIERTKKCIFERVSPLIPNVYLEGRVKSINGIFRKTFIQGRSMDEIYDIYAVRVIVDTVNDCYNVLGVIHDMYRPIPNRFKDYISTPKPNLYQSLHTTVIGKDGIPFEVQIRTWEMHHTAEYGIAAHWKYKLGLGGKSGDSLEQRLAWIRQMLDSQKDSEDATDLVRTIKSDLAPEEVFVFTPRGDVINLPSGSTVIDFAYAIHSAVGNRMIGAKVDKRIVPIDYKVKTGQIIEILTSKETRGPSRDWLKIVKTSEARNKIRAWFKREKRDENIIEGKAELEREFRRNGIEMSESELAAILEKIGAKQNCATADDVYSAIGYGGIQLWKIMPKIKEDYMKDKRPPAALPAQPPAKQTPKKPVGGVTVDGMDNCLIKFSRCCNPLPGDDIIGFITRGFGVSIHKRTCSNVPQNLQDTPEPERWIKAHWTGEVKEEFKSTLEIVANDRSGLLADVTQQLFNMHIFIHSLNSRETKDGSAVISATITINGLEHLNSIINRLNNIEGIISIKRS from the coding sequence ATGGCGTGGCCGCTAATGACGTATGATCGTTTGGTCGCTTTAATCAAGGAAAGTGAACATGAATATGACATGGACGTGATAGACCGCGCCTATCAGCTCGCGGTAAAATCCCATGAGGAGCAGAAACGCCTTTCCGGCGCGCCTTATATTTCCCATCCTGTCGCGGTCGCTTGCATCCTGGTGGAACTGGGCATGGATACCGAATCCGTTGCAGCCGGCCTTCTGCATGATGTTGTGGAGGATACGCCGGTCAATCTGGAGCAGCTGAAAAAGAGCTTTGGGGCGGAAATTGCCAACCTGACCGACGGTGTAACAAAGCTCGGCCGTATTCCGTACTCTTCCCGGGAGGAACAGCAGGCGGAGAACCTGCGCAAAATGCTGATCGCCATGGCGGAAGATATCCGGGTCATCATTATTAAGCTTGCCGACCGCCTGCACAATATGCGCACGATTGAATTCATGCCGCCGCAGAAGCAGCGCGACAAGGCGCTGGAAAATATGGAGGTTTACGCGCCGATTGCACACCGTCTGGGCATCCGGGCCGTGAAAGAGGAGCTGGAAGACCTTTCCCTCCGATGTCTGGACCCCGTGGCCTATGAGGAGATTGAAAGCAGCCTCGAGCTGCGCAGCAGTGAGCGCAAAGCCTTTATTGAACGGACAAAAAAGTGTATTTTTGAACGCGTGTCGCCGCTGATTCCCAACGTTTATCTGGAAGGAAGAGTCAAGAGCATCAACGGGATTTTCCGGAAGACATTTATCCAGGGACGCTCCATGGATGAAATATACGATATCTACGCCGTGCGTGTCATCGTCGATACGGTAAACGACTGCTACAATGTTTTGGGCGTTATTCACGACATGTACCGTCCGATTCCGAACCGGTTCAAGGATTATATCTCTACCCCGAAGCCGAATTTGTACCAGTCCCTGCACACGACGGTGATCGGGAAGGACGGAATCCCGTTCGAGGTGCAGATCAGAACGTGGGAAATGCACCATACCGCGGAATACGGAATCGCGGCTCACTGGAAATACAAGCTCGGTCTTGGCGGTAAGAGCGGCGATTCACTGGAGCAGCGTCTTGCCTGGATCCGTCAGATGCTGGACAGCCAGAAGGACAGCGAGGACGCGACCGACCTGGTGCGCACCATCAAATCGGATCTGGCCCCGGAAGAAGTCTTTGTCTTTACGCCGAGGGGCGATGTCATTAATCTGCCGTCCGGCTCCACCGTGATTGACTTTGCCTATGCCATCCACAGCGCCGTCGGCAACCGGATGATCGGCGCAAAGGTGGACAAGCGGATTGTGCCGATTGATTACAAAGTAAAAACCGGGCAGATCATTGAGATCCTGACCTCCAAAGAAACCCGCGGACCCAGCCGCGACTGGCTGAAAATCGTCAAAACAAGCGAGGCCCGCAATAAAATACGCGCCTGGTTTAAACGCGAGAAACGCGATGAGAACATCATCGAAGGCAAAGCGGAGCTGGAACGCGAATTCAGAAGGAACGGCATTGAAATGAGCGAGTCCGAGCTTGCCGCCATTCTGGAAAAAATCGGCGCCAAACAGAACTGCGCCACGGCGGACGATGTATACTCCGCCATTGGCTATGGCGGAATCCAGCTTTGGAAGATCATGCCCAAGATCAAAGAAGACTATATGAAGGACAAGCGTCCGCCTGCGGCCCTGCCGGCACAGCCGCCTGCCAAACAGACGCCGAAGAAGCCGGTGGGCGGCGTTACGGTCGACGGGATGGACAACTGCCTGATCAAGTTTTCGCGCTGCTGCAACCCCCTGCCCGGGGATGACATCATCGGCTTTATTACCCGGGGCTTCGGCGTTTCCATCCACAAGCGCACCTGTTCCAATGTTCCGCAGAACCTGCAGGACACGCCCGAGCCGGAAAGATGGATCAAGGCTCACTGGACGGGCGAAGTCAAGGAAGAATTTAAATCCACGCTGGAAATTGTGGCGAACGACCGCTCCGGCCTGCTTGCCGACGTGACCCAGCAGCTTTTCAATATGCACATCTTTATTCACTCGCTCAATTCCAGAGAAACAAAGGACGGCAGCGCCGTGATTTCCGCTACCATTACCATCAACGGTCTGGAGCACCTGAACAGCATCATTAACCGTCTCAATAATATTGAGGGGATTATTTCTATCAAACGTTCTTAA
- the secF gene encoding protein translocase subunit SecF: MKTFHIKFFENRKIFFGISIGIMAIGLIFNIIFGTQLDIQFTGGAVIKYSYTGKIVQEDVEKIVQDATQKDVTVRILEDVKSADGSEAKNNVSISFAGTDSISIDSQQAIAKALAAKYPNAGFQVVESSSINPSMGRSFFAKCIAAVAIASLLLILYVALRFKKIGGMSAGVMAIIALLHDVIMVYFTFIIFRMPLNDSFIAVVLTILGYSLNDTIIIYDRIRENRRLLGPKTPYSALVNTSINQTFTRSLYTAACTFSSIATVYVVGAVYGLSSVTTFALPMMVGVVTGCYSSVCIAGPMYVMWQNHKAAKRAQANA; encoded by the coding sequence ATGAAAACCTTTCACATCAAATTTTTTGAAAACAGGAAAATCTTTTTCGGTATTTCCATTGGAATCATGGCGATCGGTCTGATTTTCAATATCATTTTCGGCACCCAGCTCGACATTCAGTTTACCGGCGGCGCGGTCATCAAATATTCCTACACCGGAAAGATTGTACAGGAGGATGTAGAGAAAATTGTTCAGGACGCCACTCAGAAGGACGTTACCGTCCGTATCCTTGAAGATGTAAAATCCGCCGACGGCTCTGAAGCAAAAAACAACGTTTCCATTTCCTTTGCGGGAACGGATTCCATTTCCATTGACAGCCAGCAGGCAATTGCCAAAGCGCTTGCAGCGAAATACCCGAACGCGGGCTTCCAGGTTGTCGAATCAAGCTCTATCAACCCGTCCATGGGGCGCAGCTTCTTTGCGAAATGTATCGCCGCGGTTGCGATTGCCTCCCTGCTGCTGATTCTTTATGTCGCACTCAGATTTAAGAAAATCGGCGGTATGTCCGCAGGCGTTATGGCGATTATCGCCCTTTTACATGACGTTATCATGGTTTACTTTACCTTCATTATCTTCAGGATGCCGCTCAATGACAGCTTTATCGCCGTTGTTCTGACTATTTTGGGATATTCTCTGAACGATACCATCATCATTTACGACCGTATCAGAGAAAACCGCAGGCTGCTTGGGCCGAAGACTCCGTACTCAGCCCTGGTCAATACCAGCATCAACCAGACCTTTACCCGTTCCCTCTATACCGCCGCATGCACATTTTCATCCATTGCGACAGTGTATGTGGTCGGCGCTGTTTATGGTCTGAGCAGTGTAACTACGTTTGCTCTGCCGATGATGGTCGGCGTTGTCACCGGCTGTTATTCCTCTGTCTGCATTGCCGGCCCGATGTATGTCATGTGGCAGAACCACAAGGCTGCAAAAAGGGCGCAGGCAAACGCTTAA
- a CDS encoding preprotein translocase subunit SecD — MKRVAKPVFFIVALLILFLTYTATFGIKGQNGDNSNTYIKGVSDIRWGIDINGGVEATFSPATSTKATKDQIDSAKSIIELRMTDKHITDYELYTDYDHDRIIVRFPWKNGETSFDPESAIQELSATALLTFREGGEYTTTETGSDGQPVYKTPKGTTAEKIILQGNEISSAKAEMYSDQTSGGQKYQVSLALSDSGTEKFAEATERLQGQVISIWMDDVMISSPTVNAVITDGKCSIEGNFTAAEASDLANKISAGALPFKLTTTNFSTISPLLGASSLHAMLIAGCIAFAIICIFMLFVFRLPGFVAIIALLGQIALSFAAVSGYFPFVNSFTMTLPGIAGIILSIGMGVDANIITASRIKEELWAGKTLDGAIQKGDDNSFWAIFDGNITVIIVALILMGVFGPTNILSMIFGPSTTGSIYSFGYTLLIGIVGNFVFGVTATRLMTKSLSGFKFARSKWLYGGAAK; from the coding sequence ATGAAGCGAGTAGCAAAACCAGTTTTTTTCATCGTCGCCCTCCTCATACTGTTTTTAACTTATACCGCTACTTTTGGTATTAAGGGACAAAACGGGGATAATTCGAACACCTACATAAAGGGTGTAAGCGACATTAGATGGGGAATTGACATCAACGGCGGCGTCGAGGCTACGTTTAGCCCCGCAACTTCGACCAAGGCGACCAAGGACCAAATTGATTCCGCCAAATCAATTATTGAGCTTCGAATGACTGACAAACACATCACCGATTATGAGTTGTATACGGACTACGATCATGACCGGATTATTGTCCGCTTCCCGTGGAAGAACGGCGAAACCAGTTTTGACCCGGAAAGCGCAATTCAGGAGCTTTCCGCAACGGCGCTGCTTACCTTCCGCGAGGGCGGCGAGTATACGACGACGGAAACCGGTTCCGATGGACAACCCGTCTATAAAACCCCGAAGGGAACTACTGCGGAGAAAATTATTCTTCAGGGAAACGAAATCAGTAGCGCCAAGGCCGAAATGTATTCGGACCAAACGTCCGGCGGGCAAAAATATCAGGTGTCTCTTGCATTGAGTGACAGTGGAACCGAAAAATTCGCGGAGGCAACCGAGCGCCTGCAGGGTCAGGTTATTTCCATCTGGATGGACGATGTGATGATTTCCAGTCCGACGGTCAACGCGGTCATCACCGACGGAAAATGCTCCATCGAGGGCAATTTTACCGCTGCGGAAGCATCTGATTTGGCAAACAAGATTTCTGCCGGTGCGCTTCCCTTTAAGCTTACCACTACAAACTTCAGCACGATCAGCCCTCTGCTGGGAGCTTCTTCCCTGCACGCCATGCTGATTGCCGGCTGCATTGCATTCGCTATCATTTGTATCTTTATGCTTTTCGTTTTCAGACTTCCCGGCTTTGTCGCGATTATTGCGCTGCTTGGCCAGATCGCGCTTTCTTTTGCGGCTGTTTCCGGTTACTTCCCGTTTGTAAACAGCTTCACCATGACCCTGCCCGGTATTGCCGGTATTATCCTTTCCATTGGCATGGGCGTGGACGCAAATATTATTACCGCATCCAGAATCAAAGAGGAACTGTGGGCGGGCAAAACGCTTGACGGAGCTATCCAGAAGGGTGACGACAACAGCTTCTGGGCGATTTTCGACGGCAATATCACCGTTATTATCGTTGCTCTGATTCTGATGGGCGTTTTCGGACCGACGAACATTCTTTCCATGATCTTTGGCCCGTCGACCACCGGTTCCATTTATTCCTTCGGTTATACTCTGCTCATTGGTATTGTCGGCAACTTCGTGTTCGGCGTAACGGCGACCCGCCTGATGACAAAGTCCCTTTCCGGGTTTAAGTTCGCACGCAGCAAATGGTTATATGGAGGTGCCGCAAAATGA
- the recJ gene encoding single-stranded-DNA-specific exonuclease RecJ yields MSIKKWQVFPCDGQSVQKISKETGIPELLAVLLQARGITEPEHIRELFQSELTFSDPFLMADMRQAADRILSAVDGFEKIAVYGDYDADGVTSTAMLYSYLESCGANVLYYIPEREGEGYGLNSNAIKTLHEQQVSLIVTVDNGISSIEEVDYANSLSMDVVITDHHRPRAELPRACAVVDPYRADCKSPYKDFSGVGVAFKLIMALEGEDCDITALLDNYADLVAIGTIGDIVPLTGENRSFVKEGLRMISRTDRIGLRSLLEQAGMEGRKLTSGNIAFTIVPRINATGRIGSPDRAVRLLLTEYPDEAGELSCDINDENEYRRQIEREIYEKALQQLKEQPQRLYDRVLVIEGENWHHGVIGIVSSRITEQFGKPSIIISYSGEEARGSGRSIEGFSLFEAVRSCDRLLTRYGGHPMAAGLTLPTENISAFRKTINAYAASLDGPMPVPILKIDCLLKPQQLTLDIPEYVRALEPFGMGNPSPLFGLYHMTLSDITPVGGGKHLRVTVTQGTAAVRCMKFGTTLEQFPYSPGDLLDLAVTLEAREYNGKNTLSIYIKDLKRSDVDLDGVIAGFALYEKSKREEPLSQEELSGLIPNRNEFATVYRAVRAGNGFSGEAEILLAKIGSAQIGLGKLLTALDVLAEHHLIKMEKSGNICTVEMIHTEKKVDLFRSNILNHLYSLGKAGESYGVAANDV; encoded by the coding sequence GTGAGTATAAAAAAGTGGCAGGTTTTTCCTTGTGACGGCCAGTCTGTGCAGAAAATATCGAAAGAAACAGGAATTCCCGAGCTTCTGGCGGTTTTGCTGCAGGCAAGGGGAATAACGGAGCCGGAGCACATCCGGGAGCTGTTTCAGTCCGAACTGACTTTTTCCGATCCGTTTTTAATGGCCGATATGCGTCAGGCGGCCGACCGTATTTTAAGCGCTGTGGACGGATTTGAAAAAATAGCCGTTTACGGGGATTACGACGCCGACGGGGTAACCTCTACCGCAATGCTGTATTCCTATCTGGAATCCTGCGGAGCAAATGTGCTGTATTATATCCCGGAGCGTGAAGGGGAAGGCTACGGCCTCAACAGCAATGCGATCAAAACACTGCATGAGCAGCAGGTCAGCCTGATTGTTACGGTTGACAACGGGATATCGTCGATCGAAGAAGTCGATTATGCGAACAGCCTTTCCATGGACGTTGTTATTACGGATCACCACCGGCCGCGCGCGGAGCTGCCGCGTGCCTGTGCCGTTGTGGACCCTTACCGGGCCGACTGCAAAAGTCCGTATAAAGATTTTTCCGGTGTCGGAGTTGCCTTTAAGCTGATTATGGCTCTGGAAGGGGAAGACTGTGATATAACGGCTCTTCTCGATAATTACGCCGATCTTGTCGCGATCGGGACGATCGGCGATATTGTTCCGCTGACGGGAGAAAACCGCAGCTTTGTCAAAGAGGGGCTCAGGATGATTTCACGCACCGACCGGATCGGCCTTCGCTCTTTGCTGGAGCAGGCGGGGATGGAAGGGCGGAAACTGACCTCCGGAAATATTGCCTTTACCATTGTGCCGCGCATCAACGCGACGGGGCGGATCGGTTCGCCCGACAGAGCGGTCCGTCTGCTGCTGACCGAATATCCGGACGAAGCGGGTGAGCTTTCCTGCGATATCAATGACGAAAATGAATACCGTCGCCAAATTGAAAGAGAAATATATGAAAAGGCACTGCAGCAGTTAAAGGAACAGCCGCAGAGGCTTTATGACCGCGTTTTGGTCATCGAGGGCGAAAACTGGCACCATGGCGTCATCGGAATTGTTTCTTCCAGAATTACCGAGCAGTTTGGAAAACCAAGCATCATCATTTCCTATTCCGGCGAAGAAGCCAGGGGTTCCGGCAGAAGTATTGAGGGATTTTCCCTCTTTGAAGCGGTGCGTTCCTGTGACAGACTGCTTACCCGCTATGGCGGGCACCCGATGGCGGCTGGCCTGACGTTGCCGACGGAAAACATCTCCGCGTTCCGTAAAACGATCAATGCTTACGCCGCTTCCTTGGACGGCCCAATGCCGGTTCCCATTCTGAAAATCGACTGCCTTTTAAAACCGCAGCAGCTGACGCTGGATATTCCCGAATATGTACGGGCGCTGGAACCGTTCGGGATGGGGAATCCGTCGCCGCTTTTCGGTTTGTATCATATGACATTGTCCGACATCACGCCGGTCGGCGGTGGAAAGCATCTGCGCGTTACCGTGACGCAGGGTACCGCCGCTGTACGCTGCATGAAATTCGGCACTACGCTGGAGCAGTTTCCGTATTCTCCCGGCGATCTGCTTGACCTTGCGGTCACGCTGGAAGCACGGGAATACAACGGAAAGAATACGCTTTCCATTTATATCAAAGACCTGAAACGCTCCGATGTGGATTTGGACGGGGTCATTGCCGGGTTTGCGCTCTATGAGAAATCCAAAAGAGAAGAACCGTTGTCGCAGGAAGAGCTTTCCGGCCTGATACCGAACCGGAACGAGTTTGCCACCGTTTACCGCGCGGTGCGTGCGGGAAACGGCTTTTCCGGGGAAGCGGAAATCCTTTTGGCGAAAATCGGTTCCGCACAGATCGGCCTTGGAAAGCTTCTGACGGCACTGGACGTCCTTGCTGAGCATCATCTGATTAAGATGGAGAAATCCGGCAATATCTGCACGGTAGAAATGATACATACGGAAAAGAAAGTGGACTTGTTCCGTTCCAACATACTGAATCATTTATATTCTCTGGGAAAGGCGGGTGAATCCTATGGCGTGGCCGCTAATGACGTATGA